The region CCAAGCTCATTTGCCGCCTGTCTAACCGCGGCATCGTTTCGTCCGGTAATGATCACGTTCGCGCCATTGTCTTTAAATACTTTTGCGGTAGCATAACCTATACCGCTGTTCCCACCAGTAATAATTGCTGTCTTTTCATTTAATGTGTTCATAGCTGTAATAATTTTTGACCAACAGATACAAGTGACAAACCAAATAGATAAACAACTTACAATCAGTGAATTAAAGATTATCAAACTTTTTAAGGTGGCTATATCTCGCAAATAATGGAGTCTTGACCACGATATATGGTAATACAAGCTTTAACAACGATATGACGTTGCCTTTCGCTGCTTCAACGAAATACAGTTGATATATGGAGCTTACATCGTTATTTCAAAGCGGAAAACCAATTGGCCTGCTTTGTGTAAACGGTCACCTTAATGATAAGGTCCCTAATGATCCTATTGATTATGGTGCTGCCTGGACGCAGTGGCGCGCAGAGAGGAGACTCATTGCGACTACAGCGGTTATACACCGAAAGCCGGGCAGATTCAGTGGCCGGAAATTACCTTAATGCACTCAAACGATGGCATGCCTACCGTTCGCTGAAAGATTCACTGCTTTTTGACTATGGAAAAAGCCAGGCCAGCAGCCTGGAGAGACAGTTTCAGACAAAAAAGAGGGAGATGATTATTCGTTTAAAAGAAAGAAATATCAAGCTGCTTAATACCGAGAATGACATGATCGATAGATCCGTTTTTCAGACAAAACAAATACGATTGATCATAATGGTCGCTGCATCGTTTGTCGTCTTCATTTTGTCAGGTACCATTTGGCAATATCGCCAAAAGATGCTTGGGAATCGCGTCATGGAACGCCAGCATGTTGCCATTTTGGAAAAAAATATCTTTTTAGAGCAGGCCGCTAAAGAAAAAGATCAGCTTTTAGTTGTTAAAGAATTATTGATCAAAGAGATACATCACAGGGTAAAAAACAACCTTCAGATTGTTATCAGCTTGCTGAACACACAGTCAGCTTATCTTAACGACCCGGAAACTGCTGCTGCTATCCGGCAGAGTCAACACCGTATGCAAACTATAGCGCTCATCCACCACAAACTTTATCAGTCAGAAAGCCGGGCTGTTATCAGCTTTGCAGACTATGTGCAAGAATTATTGCATTATCTGCGTCAAAGCTTTGAAACATCGCACTATACCAGATTTAAGGTTTCAGTAGCAGATATAGAAATGGATGTTTTGAAGGCCGTGCCACTTGGTCTGATCATAAATGAAATGCTCACGAATTCTCTACGGCATGCTTTTGATGTGCAAAGCGATGGAACAATCACAGTTGAATTGACGGGAACAATATCCCAGGGGTTCTGCATGCTGGTGGGTGACAATGGAAAAGGTCTCTCCATAGATTTTGACATTAACAGTTGTTCTTCGATGGGAATCAACCTGATCAAGAAGATGTGTGAAGAAATGGAGGGTATCCCAGTTTTTCTTCGCGATAAAGGATTTTTTCTAAAGTTACAAATCCCTTCTGTCAAATGACGATATATCGTTAGTCAATAACGAAATGACGTAAAAGAACTAAACTTTTTAGATTAACAACTTACTAATCAAGTTCTTATAAAATGGGAGAAATTGTTGCTTATCCAAGTCAGGACTTGAATTACAAAAATAATGGGTAAGCTGAATACCAGAATTATCGTCGGATTGATGCTTGCGCTGTTTACTTTAAATGGCGAAGCTCAGGAAACAAATTCGGGAATAACAGGCAGTAAACAAGCCCATTATTTTCTGACGCGATCGAGGGTTCTCCGTGATAGAAAGGACTCTGTCGGGGCAATGGATTGTCTGCGGCTTGCTCATGGCAAATTTGTAAAAATGAGCGACTTCAAAGAAGCTGCAGAAGCCGTTTTAAATATGGAGGAATACTATCAATACTTTGGTGGTCGCGATTTGAACGTCCGGATAAAATATTACGAATGGGCTTTGACTGAATTCCGAAGATCTTCGGCTAAGGCAAGGGAAGAAGCTACACTTAAGGTACTCGGCGATTTTTATCAGATACAAGGTGATCTTTCCAAATCTTTGAAGTACCTGCTTCAGGCGCTAAAACTGAAAGATTTTATAAAAGCCGCAGATCAGGAGGCACTTTACGATCTTTTAGGGAGTGTATATTCAGCGTTAGGAAACCTGAATAACGGACTTCGATATGGTTTGGATGCCGTAAAAATCTGTGAACGGCTTAAAGATAGCTCGATGCAAGCCTGTGCAGTATATAATCGTGTTGGTATCACTTATTTCAGATTGAAGCAATTTGAGGAAGCTCAGCGCTACTATAAAAAATCCTTAACTGTTGCAAGTAAATTAAATGATGCCGAAACGCAGATAGGGCTTTATATCAATATTGCCCAGGTACTTTTTAATGAGGGCAATTATCAGCAATGCGTATCCATGCTTAATGGTGTTAAACGAAGATTTCCTAAAGCTGTTGCAGCATCTCCATTGTCTATGGATAACAGCCTCCTTAATTGCCTGATTAAGTTGAAACGATTTCAGGAGGGTGAACTTTATGCAGATCGATTAAACGTATTAAGCCATAAGGTTTCAATGGTTGGGAATGACCAACAAATAATCCAGACTACACTCTCCAACTATTATCTGGCGACCAGAAAAGATGCTCTCGCACGAAAGCATCTCCACATTCTTGAATCAGTTGCCGAAGCACAACACAGCCTTTTTGCAATGTCAACAGCGCTGTCAATGGCCGCAAAGCTGGACTCACTTCATCATGATTATGCAAGTGCCTATCGTAATTACCGCAAAGCGACAGAGATCCAGGATTCTTTATGGAATATACGTCAAAGCCGTCAGGTCGCGCAATTACATATCCAATATGAGGTCGAGAGGCGGGATCAGGAAATAAAAAATCAAAACGAAAGGATTCGCCTGCTGGGGTCCCATACTCGTCTCAAACAAACAACACTTCAACAGGAGCGGGCAATGCAATGGTTAATCGCCGGTAGTACGATATTACTGATCTTTTTGCTGATCATCAGTTATCGTGGCTACCTGATAAAGCGCAATTTAAACAAGCAACTTAAAATACAGCGAACGGAAATTGACAGTCAAAATGATTCACTGACAAGTCTGATCAATGTCAAGGATGCCCTACTAGCTGAAAAAGAGTGGCTAATGAAAGAGATACACCACCGGGTGAAAAACAATCTTCAGATAGTTATCAGCTTATTAAGTACACAGTCAAAATATCTAGATAACGATATTGCATACAGCGCTATCAGGGAAAGTCAGCATCGGATGCAGTCTATATCCCTTATTCATCAAAAGTTGTATCAATCGGAAAACCTGGCGCTGGTCGACATGAACGCCTATATCCGCGATCTTGTCTTTTACCTACAGGACAGTTTTTTCACTGCTGACCGAATTATTTTTTCGATGGAGATCTCCTCTATAAGCCTGGATGTGACAAGAGCAGTACCGTTGGGATTGATATTAAACGAGGCGATTACGAATTCCATCAAATATGCATTTCCTGATGACAGACAGGGTGCTATCAGCATCGGTCTTAGGCATTTGGCAAATAATACCACAGTCCTAACCATCCGGGATAACGGTGTAGGACTACCTCACACCATTAATATTTTTAAAAAAAAGTCATTGGGTATGAGTTTAATGCGTGGATTGAGTAAACAGATCAGTGGGGAATTAAGCATAGAAACCGGGGATGGTATGACGGTCAATGTTGAATTTAACAGTGACGAACTTTTAAAAGCAGTTTAATCAAACGCATGGAAAAAAAGATACTAATTGTAGAAGATGAATTTATTATAGCGGATGACCTTTCTTTTATGTTGAAGCATGCAGGTTATCACGTTTGTGGTATTGCAGATTCCTTCGATGAGGCAGTAGGAATGATCAAAAAATTTCAGCCGGAACTGGTTCTCCTGGACATCCACTTAAAAGGCAAACTGACCGGCATCGATTTGGCCCGGCATCTTGGAGAATTGGATATTGCATTTGTCTACTTATCTGCAAATTCAAATCAGAAAATTTTGGAAGAGGCTAAGTCCACTAATCCCTACGGATTTATGGTAAAACCCTTTCGTGAAAAAGATGTGCTGGTAAGCTTGGAGATTGCCGGCTATCTTCACGAACAGAACGCACTAGCCCGAAGAAACAGCGAGCTTTTACTTGAGGGAGCGTTGGTGGATATCGTAAATGAAAATGGTCCGGCTGAACAAAAGCTTTTGAAGTCAGCGAAACTTTTGCAATCACATATTCCATACGATTACCTTGCTATCGGGATGAAAAACGCCGATGATCTAGCCAACCGTGGCAGATCTTTCCTTAGACTTGGATTCAATGAGTATCAGATTATTGGAATAGATGACCTGATAACGGTCGCCGGAACCCGGCGCCAGGAGCTCATGAAGATCATGGAACCTTCGCAGGCAGATCAGATTACAGCGATTTTCAACGGTCTATCATTTCGCGAACTTTGCAGCAAAGATCCTGAAAAGGCTTTGATTGCGAAGACATTCGGTGTAAATGCAAACCTGAACGCACACGTTCCTGTACAAGGTCACAACGGTTTCACCATTTCCTTTTACAGTCGCAAGGATGATACTTATAACAACCGTCATCTTTCGCTCATTAAAAGGTTACAACGCAAACTCAGCCTGCTGGAAGACTGCTTCCGTCAGGCCAGGGATATTCCAGAACCGGCTATCACCAGGCAAATCACAGAAGCTCCAACTCTAACATCCAAAGGTTCATCTAAGCCTGCTTTTGACGGAATAATCGGGACAAGCCATCTGTTGCTTACCGCACTTGACCACCTTACACTTGTGGCGCCTATGGACACCTCGGTACTCATCCTTGGTGAAAGTGGTACAGGGAAGGAACGTTTTGCTAAATCCATACATGCATTTTCCTCGCGTCGTAACAAAGCCTTGGTAACGGTGAATTGTGCTGCCCTTCCGGCACACTTGATAGAATCCGAACTTTTCGGCCATGAAAAAGGTGCATTTACAGGAGCCGTTGACCGTAGGATCGGAAAATTCGAACAAGCTGATGGCGGAACAATTTTTCTTGATGAGATCGGCGAATTGCCATTAGAGTCGCAATCTAAACTCTTAAGAGTGTTACAGGAAAAAGAAATAGAGAGGCTTGGAGGCAGAAATACGATCAAAGTGGATGTCCGGGTAATTGCCGCTACTAATTGTAATCTGGAAAAAGATGTCGCAGCGGGAAAGTTTCGTCTGGATCTGTATTATCGCCTGAATATCTTTCCGATAACACTTCCATCTTTAAGAGACCGTAAGGAAGACATTCCCGAACTCGCTGCACATTTTATCAGCAAATTTAGTGAGAGAGTTGGGAAGCCGGGCATGTCAATTTCACCGCAAGCGCTGACTGATCTTAGAAACTATGACTGGCCTGGTAATGTGCGGGAACTGGAACATGTTGTTGAAAGAAACGTGCTTTTGACAAAAGGCAATGTAATCGAGCAAGTCAGCATTGTAAACGCAGGAAATAAGACTATCGAACGCGTGGAAGAAACCAGGATGAAATCCATAGACGATAACGAACGTGAATACATACTACGGATTTTAAAACAATGTAATGGAAGGATATCCGGACCCGGTGGAGCTGCAGAAATCATGAAAATTCCATCCACCACGCTCAATTCCAAAATGAAAAGACTGGGTATAACCAGACATCACATGAATGGCCTTTAGTCTGGCCATTCCCTTTCTTGACCTACTAATGCGGGAAATTCGAGAAGAAAAATAGTGCAGAAAATCAATGTTTTTCGATTTCCGTAGTTGGCTAGTTTCAACGAAGAATATAATTCTTGGAATGCTGCTAGTACGGTGTGCCGATCCTCCACATCCATAGCCAACCAGACCTGATAACACAGATTTGTTTCGGGATACGTTAAAACATTTTCGACGGTCGTGCCTTCGTACTGCGGTAACGATTGGGAATTATTGATTGCAATATAATGAAGGATCTTGTTGTTGCATCCAAAAACTGCCTTCAACTTGGAAATCATGCGTTGACGCAGATCTGCTGACGCTGCCCGGCACAAGGTAAAGTTTCTGTTCATGAGCTATCTAATTAACAAGGCCTAATATCCCGTTGGTTATCAATAGGCCCCGGTGCCCAATTCCGGTGTCGATAGTGTGGATATACTGGTAGGTGTTCGTTAACTGATCGAAATTGCAATCAATCAAATTAACGCGAAGATCTTTTATTAAAAAGCTTTCACCGTTTTGAACACACTGAACTTCCCGGGGATTCAAGGGCAGGAAATCATCAGTGTAGCCAATCTGATGAAGCCGGATCACCCAGTTCGTCAGTTCTGAATTCATCTTTCTAAATATCTGAGTCTTCATAGTCTGAATTTTAAAATGACTTATACAATGCGCATTCCTAAAACACAAGTATCTGAATAACAGTTTATTAATAACTATTTACAAAATTCATCATACTTCATTTCGTAAATCAGTCGACGTCGCAACGAAATAAAGTTTGTCGTTCTATTCGTCTTTGTCTTCGTCATAATTTCAAGACGTCAAC is a window of Mucilaginibacter terrenus DNA encoding:
- a CDS encoding sensor histidine kinase, with the translated sequence MILLIMVLPGRSGAQRGDSLRLQRLYTESRADSVAGNYLNALKRWHAYRSLKDSLLFDYGKSQASSLERQFQTKKREMIIRLKERNIKLLNTENDMIDRSVFQTKQIRLIIMVAASFVVFILSGTIWQYRQKMLGNRVMERQHVAILEKNIFLEQAAKEKDQLLVVKELLIKEIHHRVKNNLQIVISLLNTQSAYLNDPETAAAIRQSQHRMQTIALIHHKLYQSESRAVISFADYVQELLHYLRQSFETSHYTRFKVSVADIEMDVLKAVPLGLIINEMLTNSLRHAFDVQSDGTITVELTGTISQGFCMLVGDNGKGLSIDFDINSCSSMGINLIKKMCEEMEGIPVFLRDKGFFLKLQIPSVK
- a CDS encoding tetratricopeptide repeat-containing sensor histidine kinase; amino-acid sequence: MGKLNTRIIVGLMLALFTLNGEAQETNSGITGSKQAHYFLTRSRVLRDRKDSVGAMDCLRLAHGKFVKMSDFKEAAEAVLNMEEYYQYFGGRDLNVRIKYYEWALTEFRRSSAKAREEATLKVLGDFYQIQGDLSKSLKYLLQALKLKDFIKAADQEALYDLLGSVYSALGNLNNGLRYGLDAVKICERLKDSSMQACAVYNRVGITYFRLKQFEEAQRYYKKSLTVASKLNDAETQIGLYINIAQVLFNEGNYQQCVSMLNGVKRRFPKAVAASPLSMDNSLLNCLIKLKRFQEGELYADRLNVLSHKVSMVGNDQQIIQTTLSNYYLATRKDALARKHLHILESVAEAQHSLFAMSTALSMAAKLDSLHHDYASAYRNYRKATEIQDSLWNIRQSRQVAQLHIQYEVERRDQEIKNQNERIRLLGSHTRLKQTTLQQERAMQWLIAGSTILLIFLLIISYRGYLIKRNLNKQLKIQRTEIDSQNDSLTSLINVKDALLAEKEWLMKEIHHRVKNNLQIVISLLSTQSKYLDNDIAYSAIRESQHRMQSISLIHQKLYQSENLALVDMNAYIRDLVFYLQDSFFTADRIIFSMEISSISLDVTRAVPLGLILNEAITNSIKYAFPDDRQGAISIGLRHLANNTTVLTIRDNGVGLPHTINIFKKKSLGMSLMRGLSKQISGELSIETGDGMTVNVEFNSDELLKAV
- a CDS encoding sigma 54-interacting transcriptional regulator; this translates as MEKKILIVEDEFIIADDLSFMLKHAGYHVCGIADSFDEAVGMIKKFQPELVLLDIHLKGKLTGIDLARHLGELDIAFVYLSANSNQKILEEAKSTNPYGFMVKPFREKDVLVSLEIAGYLHEQNALARRNSELLLEGALVDIVNENGPAEQKLLKSAKLLQSHIPYDYLAIGMKNADDLANRGRSFLRLGFNEYQIIGIDDLITVAGTRRQELMKIMEPSQADQITAIFNGLSFRELCSKDPEKALIAKTFGVNANLNAHVPVQGHNGFTISFYSRKDDTYNNRHLSLIKRLQRKLSLLEDCFRQARDIPEPAITRQITEAPTLTSKGSSKPAFDGIIGTSHLLLTALDHLTLVAPMDTSVLILGESGTGKERFAKSIHAFSSRRNKALVTVNCAALPAHLIESELFGHEKGAFTGAVDRRIGKFEQADGGTIFLDEIGELPLESQSKLLRVLQEKEIERLGGRNTIKVDVRVIAATNCNLEKDVAAGKFRLDLYYRLNIFPITLPSLRDRKEDIPELAAHFISKFSERVGKPGMSISPQALTDLRNYDWPGNVRELEHVVERNVLLTKGNVIEQVSIVNAGNKTIERVEETRMKSIDDNEREYILRILKQCNGRISGPGGAAEIMKIPSTTLNSKMKRLGITRHHMNGL